A single window of Culicoides brevitarsis isolate CSIRO-B50_1 chromosome 3, AGI_CSIRO_Cbre_v1, whole genome shotgun sequence DNA harbors:
- the LOC134835705 gene encoding uncharacterized protein LOC134835705 codes for MKERIISNCEEIFIKNTIKENLRIDGRSLDEFRGLEINFGGEFGSVFVSLGETKVVAQVTCNVTEPKAIRPNEGLLFINVELGPMASNNYESKRVSENSIQLNRILERVFKDSRCVDLESLCILSEEKAWNCRVDINVLNHDGNVIDCASVACLAALAHFKRPDVTLSGTNVVVHSFSEKEPIPLVLHHYPVCVSFALFNNGKLGVADPTSIEECISEANLVLGINTYKELCGMHLGGTTLTSSQLLLRCVNKGAERAKIVVEMIKCAIEKDSDARINGNISSMSEKIHHRTNALLWKKPLAIKLRKFQININSETNDYTEESKVNLIRENTAILIPETKSTQWIMDSSSSDEKDV; via the exons atgaaggaaagaataatttcaaattgtgAAGAGATATTTATCAAGAACACCATTAAAGAAAACCTT aggatAGATGGACGATCCCTTGATGAATTTCGTggacttgaaattaatttcggAGGAGAATTTGGTAGTGTGTTTGTCAGTTTAGGCGAAACAAAAGTTGTAGCACAGGTTACGTGCAATGTGACGGAACCTAAAGCGATTCGTCCCAACGAAGGACTGCTCTTTATAAATGTAGAACTTGGACCAATGGCATCAAATAACTATGAGTCTAAACGTGTTTCTGAAAATAGCATCCAATTGAACCGAATACTGGAACGTGTATTTAAGGATTCAAGATGCGTTGATTTGGAATCTTTGTGTATTTTGTCTGAAGAAAAAGCATGGAATTGTAGAGTCGATATCAACGTGTTGAACCACGATGGAAACGTGATTGATTGTGCTTCTGTAGCTTGTTTAGCCGCACTCGCGCATTTCAAACGTCCTGATGTAACCTTAAGTGGAACAAATGTTGTGGTTCACTCATTCAGTGAGAAAGAGCCAATTCCTCTAGTTTTACACCATTATCCTGTTTGTGTTTCATTTGCATTGTTCAATAACGG aaaacttGGAGTAGCAGATCCAACTTCAATAGAAGAATGTATTTCAGAAGCTAATTTAGTTTTGGGAATCAATACATACAAAGAACTTTGTGGAATGCATTTAGGTGGAACTACATTAACTAGCTCACAACTTCTTCTCAGATGTGTGAATAAAGGAGCTGAACGTGCTAAGATTGTTGTAGAAATGATAAAATGTGCTATTGAGAAGGATTCCGATGCTAGGATTAATGGAAATATTTCTAGCATGTCAGAAAAAATACACCATAGAACAAACGCATTACTGTGGAAAAAACCGTTGgcgataaaattaagaaaattccaGATAAACATAAATTCAGAAACAAATGATTATACGGAGGAATCAaaggtaaatttaataagagaAAATACGGCCATTTTGATCCCCGAAACAAAATCAACTCAATGGATAATGGACTCAAGTTCGTCAGATGAAAAAGATGTGTAA